A section of the Humulus lupulus chromosome 2, drHumLupu1.1, whole genome shotgun sequence genome encodes:
- the LOC133817001 gene encoding uncharacterized protein LOC133817001 codes for MATLNSQPLIWAMLGLFMVSLTLGSSDTPFIVAHKKATLNRLKSGAERVAVSIDIYNQGSLTAYDVSLTDDSWPQDLFDIVSGNISKSWEKLDAGGILSHTFELEAKTKGIFNGAPALITFRIPTKAALQEAFSTPILPLDVLADRPPEKKFEWVKRLLMKYGSLISVISIVVLFIYLVASPSKSGAGKGSKKKR; via the exons ATGGCAACTCTGAACTCTCAGCCTCTGATCTGGGCCATGCTAGGTCTCTTCATGGTCTCCTTGACGCTGGGCTCCTCCGATACACCCTTCATCGTCGCCCATAAGAAGGCTACCCTCAACAGACTCAAGTCTGGCGCCGAGCGAGTCGCCGTCTCCATCGACATCTACAACCAAGGATCTCT GACCGCATACGATGTAAGTTTGACAGATGATAGCTGGCCTCAGGATTTATTTGACATTGTCAGCGGTAACATCTCCAAGTCATGGGAAAAACTTGATGC TGGCGGTATTCTGTCCCACACTTTTGAATTGGAGGCCAAAACCAAAGGTATCTTCAACGGTGCACCTGCTCTCATCACATTCCGCATTCCTACAAAGGCTGCTCTACAG GAGGCATTTTCAACCCCAATATTGCCTTTGGACGTGCTTGCGGACAGGCCTCCTGagaagaagtttgaatgggttA AGAGGCTGTTGATGAAGTATGGATCCCTCATTTCAGTGATCTCTATTGTGGTTCTGTTTATCTACTTGGTGGCCAGCCCTTCCAAATCGGGTGCTGGAAAGGGAAGCAAGAAGAAGCGCTAA